In a single window of the Ferviditalea candida genome:
- a CDS encoding ABC transporter ATP-binding protein: MLQIDNLHTYYGNSHVLQGVSFSIEEGKCVALLGRNGVGKTTTIHSIAGITPPSRGSTVKFYGKEIAHASPHRIAKEGIGLVPQGRRIFPSLTIRENLTLAMRRQTQKQFPVWDLEKVYQLFPILKEREKNMGNQLSGGQQQMLAIGRALMTNPLLLLMDEPSEGLAPSIVESVGEIIRDLKNSGLSILIVEQNFHLACSIADEVLIMNRGQIVWHGDPKELIEDKEMQHLHLGV; the protein is encoded by the coding sequence GTGCTGCAGATTGATAATTTACATACCTACTACGGAAATAGCCATGTTCTCCAGGGAGTTTCTTTTTCGATCGAGGAAGGCAAATGTGTGGCTCTACTAGGTCGCAATGGAGTGGGAAAGACGACGACGATTCATTCTATTGCAGGAATTACCCCGCCTAGCAGAGGAAGCACTGTCAAGTTCTATGGTAAAGAAATTGCTCATGCCTCCCCTCACCGAATCGCCAAAGAAGGAATTGGACTTGTGCCGCAGGGCAGACGGATATTTCCTTCCTTGACAATACGGGAAAATCTTACGTTGGCCATGAGAAGGCAGACTCAGAAGCAATTTCCGGTATGGGATTTGGAAAAGGTGTATCAGCTTTTCCCGATTTTGAAAGAAAGAGAGAAGAACATGGGTAACCAATTGTCCGGCGGACAGCAGCAAATGCTGGCTATTGGCCGGGCATTGATGACCAACCCGCTGCTGCTTTTGATGGATGAACCCTCAGAAGGTTTAGCCCCATCCATTGTAGAGTCCGTCGGTGAAATTATCCGTGATTTAAAAAACTCCGGACTTTCTATTTTAATCGTGGAGCAAAATTTTCATTTGGCGTGCAGCATTGCTGATGAAGTCTTGATTATGAATAGAGGTCAAATCGTATGGCATGGTGATCCTAAAGAATTGATCGAAGACAAAGAAATGCAGCATCTCCACTTGGGTGTGTAG
- a CDS encoding ABC transporter ATP-binding protein, with protein sequence MPILRTEKLGKSFKALQVLQDVSLEIQESERHVIIGPNGAGKTTLFNCITGFLPITSGRIYLKQRDITSLEANERVKLGMARTFQKNNLFWNLSLEQNILLALTAGKSYRNKMIKLLSSYTELQEQKEELLTHWDLWNQRHRAVNELSYGEQRVLEVALALASNPKILLLDEPTSGMSPAESKHATQLIQNLPRSMTMVVIEHDMDVVFSIADRISVMHHGELILTGKPDEIRNNSMVQEIYFRGGTLKSAAD encoded by the coding sequence ATGCCTATTCTAAGAACCGAGAAACTTGGCAAGTCGTTTAAGGCCTTGCAAGTTCTTCAGGATGTGTCTTTAGAAATTCAAGAAAGTGAGCGTCATGTCATTATTGGCCCCAATGGAGCGGGAAAAACGACTCTCTTTAACTGCATTACAGGATTTCTGCCAATAACAAGCGGGAGGATTTATTTAAAACAACGGGATATTACATCGCTTGAGGCGAATGAACGTGTGAAGCTGGGGATGGCAAGAACGTTTCAGAAAAACAATTTGTTTTGGAATTTAAGCTTGGAGCAAAATATTTTGTTAGCGCTTACAGCCGGAAAATCTTATCGAAATAAAATGATTAAACTGTTATCAAGCTATACGGAGCTTCAAGAACAAAAGGAAGAGCTGCTCACCCATTGGGATTTATGGAACCAAAGACATCGTGCAGTGAACGAATTATCGTACGGAGAGCAAAGAGTGCTTGAAGTCGCGCTTGCACTTGCTTCCAATCCCAAAATTCTTTTGTTGGATGAACCGACATCGGGAATGTCCCCTGCAGAATCGAAGCATGCCACTCAACTCATCCAAAACCTTCCGCGCTCCATGACAATGGTCGTCATTGAACATGATATGGACGTTGTTTTTTCGATTGCCGACCGCATTTCGGTTATGCATCATGGTGAATTGATATTGACTGGAAAACCGGATGAAATCCGGAACAACAGCATGGTTCAAGAAATTTATTTCCGAGGGGGGACATTGAAAAGTGCTGCAGATTGA
- a CDS encoding dioxygenase family protein yields MIPSFFISHSTPRMSIEVNEYTQFLQQLSQTLPRPKAIILFSAHWESNLQQVSEVLEYPVIYDFYGFPDEMYQIRYPAKGDIPIAQEIEGLLDKYGVSYEVETTRGLDHGAWVILRLLYPNADIPVISMSVNPQLAPKEQYAIGKALSALRTNDIFIIGSGVTVHNGRALKRHEKTGQADEWALEFDDWLAHHLKNWDVDSLFNYERLAPSVQLAVPVYGNEHFIPLFYAMGAADDVKKATLLHRSYRWGNLSQSVWQFG; encoded by the coding sequence GTGATCCCTTCATTCTTCATCTCGCACAGTACTCCGCGCATGTCGATCGAGGTCAATGAGTACACACAATTTCTGCAGCAGTTGTCTCAAACATTGCCGCGTCCGAAAGCCATTATTCTATTCTCCGCTCACTGGGAGTCAAACCTCCAACAAGTGAGTGAAGTTCTGGAGTATCCCGTGATTTATGATTTTTACGGATTTCCGGATGAAATGTATCAAATCCGGTACCCGGCAAAAGGGGATATACCTATTGCCCAAGAGATTGAGGGATTGCTTGACAAATATGGGGTGAGTTATGAAGTTGAAACAACACGCGGTTTGGACCATGGGGCTTGGGTGATCCTGCGGTTGCTGTATCCGAATGCGGATATTCCCGTCATTTCAATGTCAGTGAATCCTCAGCTTGCCCCCAAAGAACAATATGCAATCGGAAAAGCTCTTTCGGCGCTGCGGACAAACGACATTTTCATTATCGGGAGCGGGGTTACGGTTCATAATGGGCGTGCTTTGAAAAGACATGAAAAAACGGGCCAGGCTGATGAATGGGCTCTTGAGTTCGATGATTGGCTCGCGCATCACTTGAAAAATTGGGATGTGGATTCGCTATTCAATTATGAGCGTTTGGCGCCATCGGTGCAACTTGCGGTACCCGTATACGGCAACGAGCATTTTATACCGCTCTTTTACGCGATGGGAGCTGCTGATGATGTAAAGAAAGCAACCTTATTGCATCGCAGTTATAGATGGGGCAACCTGAGTCAAAGTGTGTGGCAATTTGGATAA
- a CDS encoding type II toxin-antitoxin system HicB family antitoxin: MRLEDYLAVPYILEIWSVKRPDGIWVRHAEYPELPGCAVEAISTMEVIEKAEEARIEYIHTRVSRGEQLPVPRPPLRS; the protein is encoded by the coding sequence ATGCGATTAGAAGATTACTTGGCAGTTCCGTACATATTGGAGATCTGGTCAGTTAAGCGGCCGGACGGAATATGGGTTCGCCATGCCGAATATCCCGAGCTTCCAGGCTGTGCCGTCGAAGCGATTTCTACGATGGAAGTGATTGAAAAAGCCGAAGAGGCACGCATCGAGTATATCCACACGCGGGTGTCCCGCGGTGAACAGCTTCCCGTTCCACGGCCGCCGCTGCGATCATAA
- a CDS encoding Rieske 2Fe-2S domain-containing protein — MLSKEDNELITRVGPGTPMGNLMRHYWVPAMLSSELPKPDCDPVRVMLLGEKLIGFRDSTGKVGLIQNHCPHRGASLFFGRNEECGLRCVYHGWKFDVDGNCVDMPNEPDESDFKQKLKALTYPCVERGGIVWTYMGPRKTPPPLSDIEVNQLPEDEYEIFPSLCESNWLQSIEGEIDTSHAGYLHFGGIFPEEVEEGTFLHYSVKDRAPRYSVVDTEYGVMYGAYRPAQPGYQYWRIANFMFPFITQTPEGVLGKSLITNFWVPMDDYHTMAYIIVKKPKDGTVRLPIQGTSDKYPPIAAPLLPNTTDWFGRFRSVYNAANDYGIDRERQRNYDYTGIEYLPIQDRAMQESMGAIYDRTQEHLAVSDVMVIRVRRRLIAAARALAEKQVIPPGVDNPEVYRSRSGGIILPEGADWIAATKDLREKSGVLSEESRCD, encoded by the coding sequence ATGTTAAGTAAAGAAGATAATGAACTGATAACCCGAGTCGGCCCTGGGACACCGATGGGGAATCTGATGCGTCATTATTGGGTTCCGGCAATGTTGTCGTCCGAATTGCCAAAGCCTGATTGCGATCCTGTACGGGTGATGCTGCTCGGTGAGAAACTGATCGGATTTCGTGATAGTACAGGCAAAGTCGGTTTAATCCAAAATCACTGTCCGCACCGCGGGGCGAGCCTGTTCTTTGGACGGAACGAGGAATGCGGCCTGCGATGTGTGTACCATGGGTGGAAATTTGATGTTGATGGCAATTGTGTTGACATGCCGAATGAGCCGGATGAGAGCGATTTCAAGCAAAAATTGAAGGCGCTGACCTATCCTTGCGTAGAACGTGGAGGCATCGTCTGGACGTATATGGGACCAAGGAAGACACCGCCGCCGTTGTCGGACATTGAGGTGAATCAACTGCCCGAGGACGAATATGAAATCTTCCCAAGCCTGTGTGAATCCAATTGGCTGCAATCGATCGAGGGAGAAATCGATACGAGCCACGCAGGGTACCTGCATTTCGGAGGTATTTTCCCTGAGGAAGTTGAAGAAGGCACGTTTTTGCATTACTCGGTAAAGGATCGTGCGCCGCGGTATTCCGTGGTGGATACGGAGTACGGCGTGATGTACGGCGCATACCGCCCTGCCCAACCGGGTTATCAGTATTGGCGGATCGCAAACTTCATGTTCCCATTTATCACGCAGACACCGGAGGGGGTCTTGGGAAAAAGTCTGATCACCAACTTTTGGGTGCCTATGGACGATTACCATACGATGGCCTACATCATCGTCAAGAAGCCAAAGGACGGAACCGTGCGCTTGCCAATTCAAGGCACTTCGGACAAATACCCGCCCATTGCGGCCCCCTTGCTGCCGAATACGACAGATTGGTTCGGGCGCTTCCGTTCGGTCTATAATGCCGCCAATGATTATGGAATCGATCGTGAGCGGCAGCGAAACTATGACTATACCGGCATTGAATATCTGCCTATACAGGATCGGGCTATGCAGGAAAGCATGGGAGCCATCTACGACCGCACACAGGAGCATCTGGCAGTTTCGGATGTTATGGTGATCCGCGTACGCCGACGGCTGATTGCGGCCGCACGGGCACTTGCCGAAAAGCAGGTTATCCCGCCCGGAGTAGACAATCCTGAAGTATACCGCTCCCGTTCGGGAGGAATAATTCTACCGGAAGGAGCCGATTGGATCGCGGCGACGAAGGACCTTCGTGAAAAATCGGGAGTGTTGTCGGAGGAAAGTCGATGCGATTAG